Part of the Bdellovibrionales bacterium genome is shown below.
CTAGATTTCTGGAGTATTCTTTGAGAGCCAACATTTCTTCGCTACCAGCTTCACAAATATGAGCAGCTGCCTCACAACTCACAGCTATCAAGGCCCCAGTTTTGAGTTCGTGAATTTTTCGCATCAATTCTTCTGATCTCTTCTCCACCAAGGGCAACATATCCAATGCCTTGGCCCCCAACCATGCCGAATAGACCAGTGGCCCCTGCAAGCATCTCGATCACCTTAAGTCCAACTTGAGGACGGTCTCGATACCCCTTTGCCAAAACACAAAAAGCTTCGGTTAAAAGTGCATCACCAGCCAATAGCGCAGTTGCTTCGCCAAATACGACATGATTTGTGGGTTTTCCTCGCCTGAGCGAATCGTTGTCCATTGCAGGCAGATCGTCATGAATCAACGAATAGGTATGAATAAACTCAACGGCTGCTGCCAAAGGCAGAACTCTATCCGGCGAACTTCCTAATGCTTCGGCAGTCAATAAGCTGAGTACTGGGCGAAACCTCTTACCGCCAGACAAAAGGGAATAATTTATTGATTCATTGAGTTGGCTCAAGCCCTCCCTCGATAGCTCGCTCGTTTCAGCAAAATAGTGAGGCAGGTGATTCTCAATAAATTGCAATTCCTTGCGAAACAAATCCTCAAAGCTAGTTTTTTCCATGGAAACGAAGGTCTCCTTATTCACTTTTCATCCCCTTCCATATTAAATTCTCCGAACTCTGCCTGCCCCTGATCGCTGACGCTGAGAAGAACCTTCACTTTTTGTTCGGCTTCATTCAATTTCCCATGACATTCTTTTGCCAACCCAACTCCTTCTTCGAATAATTTCAAAGAATCATCCAGAGAACATTCTCCTTCTTCCATTTTTTTGATAATCGCTTCAAGCCGACTCAATTTTTTTTCAAAACTCACGTGAACTCCCTTTTTATCTGAACCGATCTTACCCGACTCACCTCGGCCTCAATCACACCGTCAGCAACCTGAATCTCCACCCGACTCCCAACAACCACGCCCTGAATTTTTTTGATAATATGGTTATCACGACCTCTCAGGATAGCATAGCCGCGTTCGACCACTCTCAGTGGGCTCAATGAATCGAGAAGCGTAGAAAGGTGTTCCCATTGAGACCTTGATCTTTCCAACCTGAGAAGCATTGCGTATCCGAGTCTCTCTGTCAGCTCATCACAGCGAAGAATCAAATCTCTCAACTTTCTCCGCGGATCTGTTAAACGCCCTGAGACACTCTCGATCTTGTGGCGAAAAAATTGAAACCGCCTCTCCAAAGCAAGATAAAGACGGCGACTGCAAATATGTAGCGCGGTAATTAAATCATCCGTATTTTTAACAACAAGTTCTGCCGCGGCCGATGGAGTTGGAGCCCTCAAATCAGCCACAAAATCAGCAATCGTAAAATCTATCTCGTGACCTACAGCTGAAATAATGGGCCTTTTCGATGAAGCTATGGCTCTCGCCACCTGTTCCTCATTAAACCCCCAAAGGTCCTCTATCGAACCTCCTCCACGCCCAATAATAATCACATCCACATCGGACAGACGATTTGCATTTTCAATCCCCTTGACAATACTTTCGGGGGCCTGCCCCCCTTGAACAATCGCAGGAATAACAGTGATACGTAGTCCCCGACTTCGCCTTCGCAAAACATTGAGCATGTCTCGAATAGCCGCCCCGCTCGGAGCTGTCACTAGCGCCACATGTTCAGGAAAGGTCGGCAAGCTTCGCTTTCGAGCCACATCAAACAAACCTTCCTTTTGCAATTTAATTTTCAACTGTTCAAAGGCTATCTGCAAAGAGCCCGCTCCCAAAGGCTCCATCGTCTCACATAAAATCTGATAGTTGCCTCGCTGCTCGTAAACGCTGACCTTGCCACGAACCAAAACTTCAATTCCATCCTTTGGTTTAAACTTCAAATGCCGGTTAAAACCCTTGAACATAACCGCAGAGATTTGGGCCTTTTTATCTTTTAAACTAAAATAGTAATGACCCGAAGGATGCGCCTTGAAATTTGAAATCTCTCCCTGTATCCACAGAAACTCAAACTGACCTTCTAACAATTGGCGAATAACCTGATTCAATTGGCTAACTGCGTAGACCTGAGGTCCTTTCTGCTCGACAACCTGCGCACCGACAGCGTCAATTTCAGCTTCCATTTTTTGAGGGGCCTTCTCTTCGACGTTTTTTAAATCTAGAGTCATCTGTTTCATCGCGATCGAACTTACTGAGATGAACCAGGGGTGTCAACTGAGGAGCACTCTGCGACCAGCCTCGCTTCTCCTTGCCCCCCTCGCTTACTCCTGACTTAGGAAAACCAGAGGCCCTGAAGGGACCAAAAAAAACCCAGAATCAAAGATATAAGAGCCAAAACCCTATGGCTCTTCATTTGTTCAATCACGGAGTGAGGCATTCGCTTCTCGGCCAGGTTTACGAGGTGTTTCTGGTGCAATACGATTGTCAAGAGAGCACCGTAAAAAAATAAAATAAAGGGAAAAATGGCATCCAATTGACTAGGGATCATTCTATTTGATCGGAAAGGCCCTTCTGTCATGTAACGAGACTTACGTAGAAGAGGAGCTCATTT
Proteins encoded:
- a CDS encoding polyprenyl synthetase family protein, translated to MEKTSFEDLFRKELQFIENHLPHYFAETSELSREGLSQLNESINYSLLSGGKRFRPVLSLLTAEALGSSPDRVLPLAAAVEFIHTYSLIHDDLPAMDNDSLRRGKPTNHVVFGEATALLAGDALLTEAFCVLAKGYRDRPQVGLKVIEMLAGATGLFGMVGGQGIGYVALGGEEIRRIDAKNSRTQNWGLDSCEL
- a CDS encoding exodeoxyribonuclease VII small subunit, which encodes MSFEKKLSRLEAIIKKMEEGECSLDDSLKLFEEGVGLAKECHGKLNEAEQKVKVLLSVSDQGQAEFGEFNMEGDEK
- the xseA gene encoding exodeoxyribonuclease VII large subunit is translated as MEAEIDAVGAQVVEQKGPQVYAVSQLNQVIRQLLEGQFEFLWIQGEISNFKAHPSGHYYFSLKDKKAQISAVMFKGFNRHLKFKPKDGIEVLVRGKVSVYEQRGNYQILCETMEPLGAGSLQIAFEQLKIKLQKEGLFDVARKRSLPTFPEHVALVTAPSGAAIRDMLNVLRRRSRGLRITVIPAIVQGGQAPESIVKGIENANRLSDVDVIIIGRGGGSIEDLWGFNEEQVARAIASSKRPIISAVGHEIDFTIADFVADLRAPTPSAAAELVVKNTDDLITALHICSRRLYLALERRFQFFRHKIESVSGRLTDPRRKLRDLILRCDELTERLGYAMLLRLERSRSQWEHLSTLLDSLSPLRVVERGYAILRGRDNHIIKKIQGVVVGSRVEIQVADGVIEAEVSRVRSVQIKREFT